One window of Phycisphaeraceae bacterium genomic DNA carries:
- a CDS encoding type II toxin-antitoxin system death-on-curing family toxin — protein MTPEWLRVDDVLQIHQDQIERYGGSPDLRDPGLLTSAVETPRAMFDGRCLHGDLFEMAAAYLFHIVQNHPFMDGNKRTGTAAALVFLDLNGIEMAIDDDALVDHVLGVAQGRIAKPEIAAFLKEHVVD, from the coding sequence ATGACCCCGGAATGGCTGCGCGTCGATGACGTGCTGCAGATCCACCAGGATCAGATCGAGCGCTACGGCGGCAGCCCGGATCTCCGCGATCCAGGCCTGCTGACCTCCGCCGTAGAGACGCCGCGCGCCATGTTCGATGGGAGATGCCTTCACGGGGATCTCTTTGAGATGGCAGCGGCGTACCTCTTCCACATCGTGCAGAACCATCCGTTCATGGACGGGAACAAGCGGACCGGCACAGCGGCGGCATTGGTCTTCCTCGATCTGAACGGGATCGAGATGGCCATCGACGATGACGCGCTGGTTGACCATGTGCTCGGCGTCGCGCAGGGCCGGATCGCCAAGCCGGAGATCGCCGCGTTCCTGAAGGAGCACGTCGTGGATTGA